The sequence ATTAGCGTAAGACGAACGTCAATGACGGGTCAGAACACAATAACGGGGAATGTCTTTTCGTGgggctcgtttctctttgttGGACACGGGAAAGCATAGCGGATGCATTAATTGTTCTCTTTAACTGAAGTGTAGTAAAATTATGACAAcagttgaaatgaattaaagttggACGAAAATCGTAACATTAAAATCgcgacatgcacgtcatgtacgtcacgattttcatgacacgcggtcttggtgctctcgcagCCGTTTCTTGAAACTGATATATGCCGAAATCGCCATGCCATATGAGTCATGTGTGTGACAAACATAgatgacaggtcatgcatggtATACGCAGGAATATGTTTCGTTAGTTCGGTATAGTATATATTACCAGAATGCACATCTATTTCACGGATGACCAACTTGTGATAGCCAACGACACGAGCGCCATCCgccacggtgatgatgatgatgatgatcaaaactttatttcacccaaaagaggggaccgacccagagatcggttacgctgcttagacgaggtcagcgggaatgccttgggacgccgcggcctccaatgcgcgtgatattacccggcgttgctgtgccgagtcggtggtacgcagaagggactcccacgtatcttctgtgtgtgaagcgtcagcgtactgtgggcacgtccacgccatgtgtatgagggtggctgactgtgagcagtatctgcagtgtggtgtcacgaggtgtggGTATACCTTGCTATAAAGCCAGGGGTTGGGAAAGACACCCGTCTGAAGCTTGCGCCACAGGACGGCATCACGTCGGGGGAGGTCTTTATGAGCTGGAGGGTAGTGGAGACGGCCTAGTCTGTAGTGCTGTAAAATGTCTGTGTAAGTAAACAAAGGAGTTTGTTTTTCGCAGGCCTGCGAGGGCGAAGAATGGGAAGTGTGAGGCGTAAGGAACTCCACCCGGTAGTTGAGATCTCGGGCGAGAGTGTGTGCCTGCACATTTCCACTAAGAGATTCATGGGCCGGGGCCCAGATAAGAAGGCGAGGTGAGGTAGGTGGGGTGTGGTCCTTTATGATTGAGTATGCCTGTGTAGAGATACGGCCCGCGTCAAAATTTCGGATGGCGAGCTGGGAATCGCTTACGATCACCTTGGTTGTACGGTCGGTCATTGCCAAAGCAATGGCAACCTCTTCAGCAACTGTTATATCGGTGGAGTGAATTACACTGCATGCCGTGCTCCAACCGCGGTGTGGGGCCAGGGCGACAGCCACCATTGTTGAACGATGTGGGTGCCGAGAGGCGTCTGTGTAGGTGACATCGGGGCGACTTGCGAAACGTTTCTGTAGTTGGCGCGCACGGTCGGCCCTGCGATCCGCGTGATGTTCGGGGTGCATGTGTTTGGGGAGTGGAGGAATACAGAGGCTGAGTCGTTGAGCTGTCGGTATGTCTTGGTAAGTGGTGGCCGCCCGCGTGGGGATGAGTCCAATTTGGTGCAATACAGCGCGTCCCGCATGCGTGAGTGAGAGTCGCTGGTACTGGGACGTGAGGGTAGCTTCGATAAGCTCGTTGACCGTGTTCGACACCCCAAGGGCCATAAGTTTGGAGGTAGAAGTGGACATTGGGAGTCCTAAGGCGGTCTTGTATGCCTTGCGAAGCGAAGCATCGAGGCGATCGAGATCAGCGCGCGTAAGGCGGAGGTAGGGGGCCACGTAGGTGACGCGTGTGCAGACAAATGCCTGAACCAGCCGAAGAAGGTTGGATTCGCGCATGCCTGCGTGCTTGTTGGCAACCTGCTTGAGAAGGCGACCAATTTGGATGGCAGATTGGTCGATTCGCTGAAGAGCGGTGGAGTTGCCACCATTGGCCTGTAGGTGCAGTCCTAGGATGCGGATGTGATCTGTTTGAGGGATTTGCATCCCCTGTACTTGGAGATGGAAAGAGACCTGTTTAGGTTTGCGTCCCTGTGATGGAATAACAATGTACTCGGATTTGGTTGCCGAGCAGGACAGGCCAACCGTAGAGAGATAGCTGCCCACGCGGTCGATGGCTGTTTGTAGGGTTTCTTCGATTTGGCCGTCGCTACCTCGTGTAACCCACAGCGTGAGGTCATCTGCATAGAGTGTGTGATGCAGATTTGGGATGTCAGCCAGAAGTTCGGGAAGTCCTAACAGTGCAACATTGAAGAGGAGTGGGGATAGCACGGAGCCTTGAGGTGTTCCACGACTGCCGGGCGTGATGGTGGAAAGCTCTCCTTCGCCGGTGTCAAGTTGCACTTGGCGATTGGTAAGGAAATCCCTCACATATGTATACGTCCTATTCCCCACTCCCAAAGCCTGTAAATTCTGCAGGATGGCGGTGTGATGTACATTATCAAAGGCTTTGGAAACATCAAGACCAACAATGACTTGGGTGTCTAGAGTGCGGTTGTAGAGCACCTGGTGTTTGAGTAGGAGCATAATATCCGGCGCCGCCAGGTGTGGGCGGAAGCCGAACATGGTATCGGGAAGTAGATGATGATCCTCCAAGTAGCGGATAAGACGGGTCTGGACAACATGTTCCATCAGTTTGCCCACACAAGATGTGAGGGAGATGGGACGCAAATTGGCAAGCGTGGGGCTCTTTCCCGGTTTGGGAATCAGAATGAGGTTGGCAAGTTTCCAGCTCTGTGGAATGGTGCCTTGCTCCCAACATTGCTGCATATAGTCCGTGAGGGCTTGGATAGAAGAATCGTCCAGGTTTCGGAGCATGCGATTGGTGACTCGATCGGGACCAGCTGCAGAATTTGTCTTGAGACGATTTAGTTCCGCCCGCACCTCTGCTCTAGTTATGGGGGCATCAAGGAGCGGGTTACCTACCCCCTGATATGCAGGAAGAGGGATGACGGGTCCAGGACGGATGTAGGTGTTGATGAGCTCTTGACGCAGGGAAGCGGACGAGCCGGAATATTCACGAAAGATACGTTCAAGTTGATATTTAGCTTGCAGCTTGCCACCATCAGGATCCAGCAAGTGACGGAGCAGTTGCCATGTGTTCTTAGAGTTAGGAGCCTTATCCATTTGGGAACAAATATCATTCCAGTTCTGACGGGTGAGGTCTATGGCATAGTTTTCAATGTCTGTGTGCACTCGAGCCAACCGGCGGCGGATGTCTTTATCCCATTTTCGGGTCCGCAGAAGGGTCTCAAGCTTGCGTTTCCTCGCCCAAAGCTTGGCGTAGTGTCGGTCACAGCTAGGCACCGACTTCTCGACTTCGATGTCCGTTGTGGCGTCCGCGACGTGCTGAAGGAGGGTAGCGGACCAGCTGGAAATATCAGTAATACGCTGAGAGGTCCCCGATGCTTGTCGTTGGGTACGAAAGCGGTCCCAGTCGGTCAGTCTAGCTGAACGAAGACGCTCACGCGTGGGCTCCTGGATGACTATTTCCAGAACATAATGGTCACTGCCGAAAGTTTCTAGTGTATTGCACCAGGTGGCATTTACTCCGGGCCCCACGAAGGTGAGATCCGGTGTGGTGTCACGGGCCACTCCCACCCCTCTACGCGTTGGATGTGCTGGGTCGGTAAGAAGATTTAGGTGTAGCGAGTGCCACTCTTCCCATAGAGAACGGCCTTTGGGAGAGTCGTAGTGGTAACCCCACGATGGGTGGGGAGCATTGAAGTCCCCCATTATGATATGCGGCTGGTGCTGGGCTAGTTGTTGAACACGGAGAAATAGGGGGCCGAGTTCGACACGGCGGTCGCGGGGAGGACTATAGACGTTGAGCACAAAAAGACAGTGACCAGGTTTACGAGAAGGGCGGGGCAAAATTTCTAAAAGTACGTGATCGGGGAAATTAGAGCCAATGTCATGGGGGATGACATTCATGGTACGTTTCACTAGAGTTGCCACCTGAGAGTTGGCGCGCCCCGACGTGTATGTCTTGTATCCGGCTAACTGAGCGTGCTTgccaccctcttgaagcgctatgATTTCTGGACGATCGCGGGAGGCAAGGAACTGCTGGAGAACAGGACGCTTACGCGCGAAGccccgacagttccactgccagatggtGGTGTTACGCGAGCGGCCCGCCATGATTAGGATGAGAGTTTGTGCCGCCTGTCACCGAGGACGAAGCGGGGCCAAGGGCAGCGTCATAAGATTTGCACCGAGCGTCTAGTGCTTTACTCAACGAGTCAAGTTGCTGGGTGAACTGCGCTGTGAGTGTTTCGAAATATTTCTCCATTGTGGCTTCCAGAGCCGCGAAGCGTTGGTCTGTGCGTGTTTCACTCATAGTCAGAGCTGACGTAAGGCGTTCAATTTGGGCCTGAGTGTCACCCGGTTGTGAACCGCCCACCTCGTAGGCCTTTCGTTTTGTAGCTGTGCCTGCCAACGATTCAGTGTCCATGGGGGTGGATGTGGATGTTTTTGTCATGGAAGGTGGATGTGAAAAAGCACTGGACCCTATGCGCTGTTCTATTGTTGTAACCCTGTGCACTAGCTGTGTGACTACCGCAGTGAGGTGAGTAATGGCTTTTTCAAGTGTAGTGttggtccgccacggtggtctggtggtcgtggtgctcgaccgctgatgatgcgaaggtcgcgggatcgaatctcaggCGCATTTGGATGCAGGCGTAATGCTAGAGGACTGTGTACTTGGTAGTTTATTTGCACGTGAAAGAACGCCTTATGGTCAAAGTTCCCTGAGCCCTCCATggcgaccctcataatcatatcgtggttttgagacgtaaaaccccggtagttattattattattattactgatttAGGCCAAACAATGGTGCGTATTCGGCccctcgctgattgcttcgcattacatcgattcccacagtgcgtgtggATTTTCCAGCTGATAGCAAAGTATTTTACATAACTTTTTCCAGTCGCATGTCGTACAAATAGCCTCCATGATACTTTCAGTCGATTTATTTCAGACAGGCTACAAAAATTTatctgttgtgttttttttttgttacagctATGGTGGGACGCAACTGCCAACTGGATACTTGCGATGCCAGTGGTGGCGGGATTTATGGCGGGGTCGGCAGTACTCAAGCACCTCCTGTCGCTCTTCGCCGAGATGGTCCCGTACTACCGTGGAGCGATAACCATCTGTAAGTAATAGCCATTTTCTCTTAATTGGGTCATTGCATGCAAATGAACCCGTGTTTTTTTCGACCATCATAAACATGGCTGAAAAATGTTCCACGTTTTTGTATACGGTTTGGTTatgtaacaactttattgatagtcctgcagaggtTTCGCCGACCGGGCATTAGGTcttggggacgtcgaggccttgcctcaccgccgcctctgCTCGTTTaattctgttgccaaaaattttcccgcctatttgtgaatGTTTGTAGCTTTCCGCTGACTGAGCCAGGCGGCatcaaacaatttttttcaaagaacCTTTACGTGATAACATTCGAGAAAAAGGTGTTTGCGGCAAGCTGATGAAGTAAAAATAGTGACCTCTTTATGCGTGTTAATCGTTCGAATGCTTTTGGCACGAGCAAAATAGAATAAAGCTACGAAATTttgatttggggggggggggggcacactgcAAATTCGAAAAGCACAAatgaaataccgtatttactcgattgtaacgcgaccacAATTGTAATGCCAGGGGggacttttcattgcgtccaggaagaaaaaatagttatatcggtattcgattgtaacgcgagggtcgacttcaggcagcaaaaatctggaaaaaaaaactcgcgttacattcaagtaaatacggtatgtcacGGCGGCCTGTTCAACATGttacaaaagaaaaagatggttgatccctccggcataggaatcggagtaacacgaaagtaatgcgtgcccttaaagaagtaactgaatgtttactgtatattgatataagagagtttgcacaatgtatattgatgtgtggcagctatagcatcgcttaacgtggatgcacctgctttgatgattggtggtacatctccactccgacgactaacgtccatgttaaatgattaaacaaacccttgtggtagcggtgaaagtgtaatcagagaacgaggtgtgatagccagaagagcctcccatattggacgcagaatttggtcgccatcccgcggcatgttgaaatgtgattgaacacaatTTAACCggactacagggaaacgcaaagcgcgtcgtgccgccccggaagcccggccgcgatttttctcgcggcgagcgcgtcagcggtgaacgccgtgttacagccaagtgaggcaggcaagcgtcgcagagctatttttggtttgcattagcgtgatgctgtgagcgagaccgacgcttttacgacgcttaggctaaggtcgccacctaggcattgacaaaattgaacttctattgaaaacacgccgaaagggaaggacgtgtaacgcgttgcaggtgctaatcgcggaggccacagtaatgacgaattactttactttaccgctcccagagggcaatacCACCCTGCCTACCGGggcagtggtagatataaaaagcgcgtttgtaaagcttctagagtctgtgaccgtggcgcattggattgcgtgcccggcatctgttgctgcggaccgagcggtcgtgggttcgatgcccgttgacggaacttttttctttgccatctgatcgtgtaaattttttcgacgtaatttccgtgacggaaatacgtcactgaagtcttggtggaccccggcataaaacactttcgtgttaaaataatttAGCCCCTGGAGGTCAGCAGatcctctgaaaaaaaaattgcaaatatcactttttttttaaagaaagtttTGTATTCAACGTCAGAAAACCCACTTTGGTGGTCGCATTAAAAATATCCATGATACCTCATCAGCGAGCTCTATGTCTTAGCTAAGCATGTGGGAAGAGGGTATGATTTTTTAAACGCGAGAAATATTTCGTTGAAATTTCATTATCTGCCACCGGCTTTTCCCAGGTCCGTGGGCAGCCTGACGATCGcagttgcgagtgcttcatgccgcttgcaTTACGTCGGCGAATGGCGGGAGCAGATATGAAATATGTATTTCTCGCGTTTAAAAAACAATACCTTGTTGTAACTTCGATATATCGTTCGATATATCGCTCCAAGTTTCTTGTGAGTTTGACTGTATGCACTTCGGAAATAATGCTTTAGTTCTATTAGGGGAGTTTGCGTAAGCTGTATCCTTACTCTATATCAACTATGTGCGATGGTTTCCGCATAAACTTTTAATGCAATATTGAAAAAGAAAAGTGGAAtatagtcaacgtccgatttttcaaGACCCCTAGCGACcgtgaaatcgtccgaaaaatcgggtgGTCCGAAAGAACGAAGTCATGCtattttattctgctcaagcggtcaaatcgccgtAGCCGCGACGGAAATAGCTTTAATGACTCCCAGTACACTTAGGCAATTTGGTGCACGCCTCTTGTGAATACATTCGGAACCCCGCTTAATTACGTGCTAGCCGCCAATTGCACATTTGCGTCTTGATGACGCCGCcaataccagcaaagcgcggaagaaaatacggctctctcgcatggagcgtttggaaaccaTGACACGGAACACAAaggctgtggcggaagagcggacgactcgtccggctttgcGCAAGGCGTGTGCTCACGTAAACAATGCGCTAGTATACGAAAATCTCCGCCAACACTCAGAATTTGCTCCCAGCACATCGCAAACCTAGCCATCACTGCCAGGGCGCTTGCTATACCGTACGCACGCGTTTGTCATGAAAGTGCTCGTGATGGGCCGACTCCGTTCCTGCGTTCCTGACTGCATACGGGAGGTGCACTTTGCGGTCTCGCACAGACAGGCAGTATCATGGGCAGCATGAACGGCGGCACGGTGCGtttgggttgtcgcctattaaaagcgtgcagcacgcatacaactgcgctaggccacatgcactaccgagcagttagctgaagatgcttatcatagaGGGTTCGGTCGTCGATTAAGTCGTACTGGCGTGCTTGCCGCCTGCCGCCGtcacgcctccgtgcacttcAGGTGCTTATTtctgtaaagacatcgccgcCCTGATATTAACTCCttcggatctttttttttttgtctgcttcgcCCCCTCACAATtaagcattgcggcaaagctgacgtttgtctgtctctctgttgttcttaaaggggccctgcaacacctttctttgttatattggaatagtcccattattgacgtatgactcttcacgagccatatgccgcaaaaatttttcgaatccgtcaagtctaagtggtgttaccaaattatagagatcacgttccgcagctttctctctcaactcaacgcagcgagcgcgcggaaagctgcgcgcggcgtgaggggagggagggagggcggaggtgcgaggaggcgacgtcagcgccggcggcatttttttcatttttttttctctctggcgtctcggcgcaaccacgtggtctgtgccgccacttcaggtcggcttgcgtcgttctcgtcaagcggagtcgatcgcgctgtgtatcgcgcgtgcttgaaaactgcgcgtcggtttggtaatgttgggtgtgcacctcgaacgccgtagtgttttcatcgctctgccaaccatggaagcaaacgtgcgcgctcgtttggaacgaatgacagctgagatcggtttcggcccatactccgatacaccgcctcgtaagacggcactggcagacgaccccgaagcgccgccattaccggacgccagcattgttatcggagacacgctgcgcccgtgcctcggtcggtcgtgagaacgtgccgacgatgcagttctcagctgacgaggcaacactcgaacggctgccactctcaacggcaaccggcgatggtcaaaagcacagaaatattcacgttttcggcactgcgcatggcgaagaaaacggaaccacgcaactacgagcagacgagctgtcggtgagaccggaagtgctaatattaatgtttgttcggtgtttttaacgcgataacataatataaacatacatattatctacttattgaactcaaaattaacaacgaaagtaataatgagggtgttatcgtgattataacatcagccaatggtggaactgccgacaatcgcgccatattttgcggactaatacatcatttgtcgagagaagagggagcgattttcagctgactttgagaatttattgtaaattccaggccgtgcgcatcgctataatatttggctcgcgtgttctcgggagcctcgactaccgatcggcagcgctttttgagcatgctcgaaaagtgttgcagggcccctttaaggaaaggaaaagggcgctaatttctgtctgcccagtggcgacacggctaagcgccctgtaggggagggggtaaggagggaataaaagaatagtaggaaattaGAGAGAAATGTGAGAGAGCCATCCatacaacgaagagaaaagaggacaggaaagatgtggaaacggtcacgggagttcagggacgggtccgcgaaacacagctagaggcacaatgcacaacatcggcgaagcggcgaaggccccgacgatgagcggcgcacggcatagcgggcgaggagtccgtcacggggcaccggtcagcgagaggtacgaggagtaatccaggacatcgcggtaggcacgtccgtcttgcttgaaatccagcgagcgaatgcTGCGGTCAGCTACGGCCGCAAACAGATCAACGCTGGAAAGCGCTGGTTCATAGCtatgagatgatagacgcggcgtAGGTGGGAGCTTTAAGACCTGGAATtagggcagaaagtccgaaaaatcggacgccgaagagtttcagcgtccgaaatgtGAGACGCTCATAGACGTCAATGAGGcttgtgacggtgccgcgaaagcgtccgaaatTCCAAGCATGTTCAAAAAATGACCCTGACGTCGCAGCTGTGCTGTTTGGCGCAGGTACCGGCGACGAAACTGCATTATGCGCGTCGCTTCGATGCATAGTGCGTTTCGAGAGCGTTTCTTGTACTTGGAATCCAAGCTTCTTCAGCATCCTCTGCATGGTCGCTGTGGATACGGTCGGTAGCGTCTCGTCCTCTTTGAAACGCTGCACCACCTTGGCGATAGTTGGAATTATACCGCTCTAAGAAAAGCTGTGCACCACCCTTCGCAAGACGCCAAAATCGCTTCTTCGCCCGATCACAGGATTTCCACAAGAACGATTCTTCGGTGGCAGGACTCTGCCCGCGTTCGCCATCTGTGTTTTCCACCGATAGGGCGTTCGCTCCCCACCTTGGTATAGTGTTGCACTAACACTGTCCCTAGCATTGGGCGCGATGCGCTTCACTCTGCTTCGCCAGCTTGGGAAAATCGCGCACATTCGATGGATGGCCCACTGGCGACGCAGCTTGTAGAGCATCTTACGCAGACACAACCAACTCGGGCGACGCCATGTTGCCGAAAGGCGGCGCACCACCACCTCATAACAAGCTTCCGCACAGCTGCGTCCATGCTGGCTTGGTCTATTCATTAAATTTGCCAATGATTGAAACAATCTGGGCAGTTTGAAAACGTCAATCCAGCTATAGCTATGTTTCCAGCTACTGTGTTTTGCGAAATAGTCCTGGATTGCTAAAACATTTGAGGGACTATTTGCTGTGCTTCTGCAGGCCTGATTGTACGAGAGTGCTATTATTGGACCTTTCGCAGTGCTCCCAACGTAATTTGAAACGGACTCTTAGACTCTAGACAAGCGACAAAATGGTAACGTTCGTCGCATATTTTATTTTCAGTGTATAGAGGGTGCCTTTATTGCAAGTGTTTTATGGAAGTCGTACACACCGGTGACCCGGCCCTGCTCACCCAGTATCGGGTGAACGTgagcaaccattttttttttttgtttcgccacTTCTAGGTCAAGTGCATGTCTCGGCCGCGGTGACGCTCAGCCTTCACACACGCGTCTAGCATGTTGCAGTGGTTGCTGTTATATTCCGATGACGATCAACATGTGCCGGAATCTCGCTACCATCTAGCGGTTGCCTGCATTGAAAAGCACGCGTGCGTCGTGCTTGCATCgttgtt comes from Rhipicephalus sanguineus isolate Rsan-2018 chromosome 7, BIME_Rsan_1.4, whole genome shotgun sequence and encodes:
- the LOC125759216 gene encoding uncharacterized protein LOC125759216, with the translated sequence MEHVVQTRLIRYLEDHHLLPDTMFGFRPHLAAPDIMLLLKHQVLYNRTLDTQVIVGLDVSKAFDNVHHTAILQNLQALGVGNRTYTYVRDFLTNRQVQLDTGEGELSTITPGSRGTPQGSVLSPLLFNVALLGLPELLADIPNLHHTLYADDLTLWVTRGSDGQIEETLQTAIDRVGSYLSTVGLSCSATKSEYIVIPSQGRKPKQVSFHLQVQGMQIPQTDHIRILGLHLQANGGNSTALQRIDQSAIQIGRLLKQVANKHAGMRESNLLRLVQAFVCTRVTYVAPYLRLTRADLDRLDASLRKAYKTALGLPMSTSTSKLMALGVSNTVNELIEATLTSQYQRLSLTHAGRAVLHQIGLIPTRAATTYQDIPTAQRLSLCIPPLPKHMHPEHHADRRADRARQLQKRFASRPDVTYTDASRHPHRSTMVAVALAPHRGWSTACSVIHSTDITVAEEVAIALAMTDRTTKVIVSDSQLAIRNFDAGRISTQAYSIIKDHTPPTSPRLLIWAPAHESLSGNVQAHTLARDLNYRVEFLTPHTSHSSPSQACEKQTPLFTYTDILQHYRLGRLHYPPAHKDLPRRDAVLWRKLQTGVFPNPWLYSKVYPHLVTPHCRYCSQSATLIHMAWTCPQYADASHTEDTWESLLRTTDSAQQRRVISRALEAAASQGIPADLV